From Megalobrama amblycephala isolate DHTTF-2021 linkage group LG8, ASM1881202v1, whole genome shotgun sequence, the proteins below share one genomic window:
- the itcha gene encoding itchy E3 ubiquitin protein ligase a isoform X2, translated as MKAQLQITVLSAKLRDSKKNWFGPSPYVEVCVDGQSKKTEKCTNTHSPKWKQSLTVIVTPFSKLIFRVWSHQTLKADILLGLATLEVSETLKANNMKICEVVQTLQLSSDRERSEVVGDLSVCLDGLQVDAETFASEEQKHISDAVVNGEPKLNGDVAASRDSSPSSDITDDAPLPNGHAVGSTGSSSPSAGALRPPRPPRPQRPPPASPHKPASSNASSAGSTPTHGSRAPSPETSPRVCVNGETESQGSSSGSGSNQPPSASPTPPRASLITNSPLPPGWEQRMDQNGRVYYVDHIEKRTTWERPEPLPPGWERRLDPMGRVYYVDHIIRTTTWQRPTLESVRNYEEWQNQRSQLQGAMHRFNQRFIYGQEQLVPTANKEFDPLGPLPPGWEKRTDSNRRMYFVHHPTRSTQWEDPRTQGLLNEKPLPEGWEMRFTVDGIPYFVDHNRKTTTYIDPRTGKSSLENGPQITYVRDFKAKVHYFRFWCQQLAMPQHIKIHVSRKTLFEDSFQQIMSCHPQDLRRRLWIIFPGEEGLDYGGVAREWFFLLSHEVLNPMYCLFEYAGKDNYCLQINPASSINPDHLKYFKFIGRFIAMALFHGKFIDTGFSLPFYKRILNKPLALKDLESIDPEFYNSLIWIKDNNIEECGLEMFFSVDKEILGEVTTHDLKPDGGNIQVTEENKEEYIRLVAEWRLSRGVEEQTQAFLEGFNEVLPQQYLQYFDAKELEVMLCGMQEIDLGDWQRNTIYRHYARSSKQIVWFWQFVKEIDNEKRMRLLQFVTGTCRLPVGGFADLMGSNGPQKFCIEKVGKENWLPRSHTCFNRLDLPPYKSYEQLKEKLLFAIEETEGFGQE; from the exons ATGAAGGCTCAACTTCAGATAACAG TTCTGTCCGCTAAGCTGCGGGACAGTAAGAAGAATTGGTTTGGGCCCAGTCCTTACGTGGAGGTGTGTGTGGACGGCCAGTCCAAGAAGACGGAGAAATGCACCAACACTCACAGTCCCAAGTGGAAACAGTCTCTCACTGT GATCGTCACCCCTTTCAGCAAGTTAATTTTCCGAGTTTGGAGTCACCAGACACTTAAAGCGGACATTTTGCTGGGCTTGGCCACTCTGGAGGTCAGCGAGACCTTAAAAGCCAACAATATGAAGA TTTGCGAGGTGGTGCAGACGTTGCAGTTGAGTTCAGACCGAGAGCGGTCAGAGGTGGTTGGAGATCTCTCAGTGTGTCTGGATGGACTGCAGGTGGATGCCGAGACTTTTGCTTCAGAGGAACAAAAGCACA TCTCAGATGCTGTTGTGAATGGAGAACCCAAACTGAACGGGGATGTAGCAGCGAG TCGAGATTCTTCTCCATCCAGTGACATCACTGATGATGCACCACTGCCCAATGGTCATGCGGTGGGAAGTACGGGGTCTTCCTCTCCATCCGCAGGGGCTCTAAGACCACCGCGTCCACCTCGACCCCAGCGACCTCCGCCTGCCTCGCCACATAAACCTGCTTCCTCCAACG cATCCTCTGCTGGCTCCACTCCCACTCACGGCAGCAGAGCTCCCAGTCCGGAGACGTCTCCACGAGTGTGTGTGAACGGAGAAACGGAGAGTCAGGGGTCAAGCTCAGGTTCAGGGTCAAATCAGCCCCCCAGTGCCAGTCCAACGCCACCCAGAGCTTCGCTAATCACTAACAGCCCTCTTCCTCCTGG CTGGGAGCAGAGAATGGATCAGAACGGCCGCGTTTACTATGTTGATCACATTGAGAAAAGAACCACATGGGAAAGACCAGAACCGCTACCACCGGG TTGGGAGCGTCGCTTGGACCCGATGGGCCGTGTTTACTATGTGGATCATATAATCCGAACCACCACATGGCAAAGACCCACACTTGAGTCGGTCCGGAACTATGAAGAGTGGCAGAATCAGCGCAGCCAGCTGCAGGGAGCCATGCACCGCTTCAACCAGAGATTCATCTATGGA CAGGAACAGCTTGTGCCTACAGCTAATAAAGAGTTTGACCCTCTGGGTCCCCTGCCGCCGGGATGGG AGAAACGGACAGACAGTAATAGGAGGATGTATTTTGTTCACCATCCTACGAGATCCACACAATGGGAAGATCCTCGCACACAAGG GTTGTTGAATGAGAAGCCTTTGCCGGAGGGTTGGGAGATGAGGTTTACAGTGGACGGGATTCCTTATTTTGTCGATCACAACAGGAAAACGACGACATATATCGACCCTCGTACAGGAAAATCCTCCCT TGAGAACGGCCCTCAGATCACATACGTACGAGACTTTAAAGCCAAAGTGCACTATTTCCGCTTCTGGTGTCAG CAACTAGCAATGCCTCAGCATATTAAGATCCACGTCAGTCGCAAAACACTCTTCGAGGACTCGTttcaacag ATTATGAGTTGCCATCCGCAAGATCTGAGAAGGAGATTGTGGATTATTTTCCCAGGGGAGGAGGGACTTGACTATGGAGGCGTGGCCAG GGAATGGTTCTTCCTGCTCTCTCACGAGGTCTTGAACCCCATGTACTGTCTGTTCGAATATGCCGGTAAAGACAACTACTGCCTGCAGATTAATCCCGCCTCCTCCATCAACCCCGACCACCTCAAGTACTTCAAGTTCATTGGCCGGTTCATTGCTATG gCTCTCTTTCATGGAAAGTTCATAGACACCGGCTTCTCTTTGCCCTTTTATAAGCGCATCCTGAATAAACCTCTGGCTCTGAAAGACCTGGAGTCCATCGATCCGGAGTTCTACAACTCGCTCATCTGGATCAA GGATAATAACATCGAGGAATGTGGCTTGGAGATGTTTTTCTCAGTGGATAAGGAGATTTTGGGAGAGGTCACCACTCATGACCTCAAACCTGATGGAGGAAACATTCAGGTGACAGAGGAAAATAAAGAGGAGTACATCAG GTTGGTTGCTGAGTGGAGGTTGTCCAGAGGCGTTGAGGAACAGACTCAGGCGTTCCTCGAAGGCTTTAATGAGGTCTTGCCACAGCAATACCTGCAATACTTTGATGCCAAGGAACTGGAG GTGATGCTGTGTGGGATGCAGGAGATTGATCTGGGTGACTGGCAGAGGAACACCATCTACAGACACTACGCTCGCAGCAGCAAACAGATCGTCTGGTTTTGGCAG TTTGTGAAGGAGATCGACAATGAGAAGCGTATGCGACTGCTGCAGTTTGTAACTGGCACATGCCGACTTCCTGTCGGGGGATTCGCCGACCTTATGG GGAGCAATGGGCCGCAGAAGTTTTGTATTGAGAAAGTGGGTAAGGAAAACTGGCTGCCGAGGAGCCACACATG CTTTAACCGTCTGGATCTGCCGCCCTATAAAAGCTACGAGCAGTTAAAGGAGAAGCTGCTGTTTGCCATAGAGGAAACCGAAGGCTTCGGTCAAGAGTGA
- the itcha gene encoding itchy E3 ubiquitin protein ligase a isoform X1 — MKAQLQITVLSAKLRDSKKNWFGPSPYVEVCVDGQSKKTEKCTNTHSPKWKQSLTVIVTPFSKLIFRVWSHQTLKADILLGLATLEVSETLKANNMKICEVVQTLQLSSDRERSEVVGDLSVCLDGLQVDAETFASEEQKHISDAVVNGEPKLNGDVAASRDSSPSSDITDDAPLPNGHAVGSTGSSSPSAGALRPPRPPRPQRPPPASPHKPASSNASSAGSTPTHGSRAPSPETSPRVCVNGETESQGSSSGSGSNQPPSASPTPPRASLITNSPLPPGWEQRMDQNGRVYYVDHIEKRTTWERPEPLPPGWERRLDPMGRVYYVDHIIRTTTWQRPTLESVRNYEEWQNQRSQLQGAMHRFNQRFIYGQQEQLVPTANKEFDPLGPLPPGWEKRTDSNRRMYFVHHPTRSTQWEDPRTQGLLNEKPLPEGWEMRFTVDGIPYFVDHNRKTTTYIDPRTGKSSLENGPQITYVRDFKAKVHYFRFWCQQLAMPQHIKIHVSRKTLFEDSFQQIMSCHPQDLRRRLWIIFPGEEGLDYGGVAREWFFLLSHEVLNPMYCLFEYAGKDNYCLQINPASSINPDHLKYFKFIGRFIAMALFHGKFIDTGFSLPFYKRILNKPLALKDLESIDPEFYNSLIWIKDNNIEECGLEMFFSVDKEILGEVTTHDLKPDGGNIQVTEENKEEYIRLVAEWRLSRGVEEQTQAFLEGFNEVLPQQYLQYFDAKELEVMLCGMQEIDLGDWQRNTIYRHYARSSKQIVWFWQFVKEIDNEKRMRLLQFVTGTCRLPVGGFADLMGSNGPQKFCIEKVGKENWLPRSHTCFNRLDLPPYKSYEQLKEKLLFAIEETEGFGQE, encoded by the exons ATGAAGGCTCAACTTCAGATAACAG TTCTGTCCGCTAAGCTGCGGGACAGTAAGAAGAATTGGTTTGGGCCCAGTCCTTACGTGGAGGTGTGTGTGGACGGCCAGTCCAAGAAGACGGAGAAATGCACCAACACTCACAGTCCCAAGTGGAAACAGTCTCTCACTGT GATCGTCACCCCTTTCAGCAAGTTAATTTTCCGAGTTTGGAGTCACCAGACACTTAAAGCGGACATTTTGCTGGGCTTGGCCACTCTGGAGGTCAGCGAGACCTTAAAAGCCAACAATATGAAGA TTTGCGAGGTGGTGCAGACGTTGCAGTTGAGTTCAGACCGAGAGCGGTCAGAGGTGGTTGGAGATCTCTCAGTGTGTCTGGATGGACTGCAGGTGGATGCCGAGACTTTTGCTTCAGAGGAACAAAAGCACA TCTCAGATGCTGTTGTGAATGGAGAACCCAAACTGAACGGGGATGTAGCAGCGAG TCGAGATTCTTCTCCATCCAGTGACATCACTGATGATGCACCACTGCCCAATGGTCATGCGGTGGGAAGTACGGGGTCTTCCTCTCCATCCGCAGGGGCTCTAAGACCACCGCGTCCACCTCGACCCCAGCGACCTCCGCCTGCCTCGCCACATAAACCTGCTTCCTCCAACG cATCCTCTGCTGGCTCCACTCCCACTCACGGCAGCAGAGCTCCCAGTCCGGAGACGTCTCCACGAGTGTGTGTGAACGGAGAAACGGAGAGTCAGGGGTCAAGCTCAGGTTCAGGGTCAAATCAGCCCCCCAGTGCCAGTCCAACGCCACCCAGAGCTTCGCTAATCACTAACAGCCCTCTTCCTCCTGG CTGGGAGCAGAGAATGGATCAGAACGGCCGCGTTTACTATGTTGATCACATTGAGAAAAGAACCACATGGGAAAGACCAGAACCGCTACCACCGGG TTGGGAGCGTCGCTTGGACCCGATGGGCCGTGTTTACTATGTGGATCATATAATCCGAACCACCACATGGCAAAGACCCACACTTGAGTCGGTCCGGAACTATGAAGAGTGGCAGAATCAGCGCAGCCAGCTGCAGGGAGCCATGCACCGCTTCAACCAGAGATTCATCTATGGA CAGCAGGAACAGCTTGTGCCTACAGCTAATAAAGAGTTTGACCCTCTGGGTCCCCTGCCGCCGGGATGGG AGAAACGGACAGACAGTAATAGGAGGATGTATTTTGTTCACCATCCTACGAGATCCACACAATGGGAAGATCCTCGCACACAAGG GTTGTTGAATGAGAAGCCTTTGCCGGAGGGTTGGGAGATGAGGTTTACAGTGGACGGGATTCCTTATTTTGTCGATCACAACAGGAAAACGACGACATATATCGACCCTCGTACAGGAAAATCCTCCCT TGAGAACGGCCCTCAGATCACATACGTACGAGACTTTAAAGCCAAAGTGCACTATTTCCGCTTCTGGTGTCAG CAACTAGCAATGCCTCAGCATATTAAGATCCACGTCAGTCGCAAAACACTCTTCGAGGACTCGTttcaacag ATTATGAGTTGCCATCCGCAAGATCTGAGAAGGAGATTGTGGATTATTTTCCCAGGGGAGGAGGGACTTGACTATGGAGGCGTGGCCAG GGAATGGTTCTTCCTGCTCTCTCACGAGGTCTTGAACCCCATGTACTGTCTGTTCGAATATGCCGGTAAAGACAACTACTGCCTGCAGATTAATCCCGCCTCCTCCATCAACCCCGACCACCTCAAGTACTTCAAGTTCATTGGCCGGTTCATTGCTATG gCTCTCTTTCATGGAAAGTTCATAGACACCGGCTTCTCTTTGCCCTTTTATAAGCGCATCCTGAATAAACCTCTGGCTCTGAAAGACCTGGAGTCCATCGATCCGGAGTTCTACAACTCGCTCATCTGGATCAA GGATAATAACATCGAGGAATGTGGCTTGGAGATGTTTTTCTCAGTGGATAAGGAGATTTTGGGAGAGGTCACCACTCATGACCTCAAACCTGATGGAGGAAACATTCAGGTGACAGAGGAAAATAAAGAGGAGTACATCAG GTTGGTTGCTGAGTGGAGGTTGTCCAGAGGCGTTGAGGAACAGACTCAGGCGTTCCTCGAAGGCTTTAATGAGGTCTTGCCACAGCAATACCTGCAATACTTTGATGCCAAGGAACTGGAG GTGATGCTGTGTGGGATGCAGGAGATTGATCTGGGTGACTGGCAGAGGAACACCATCTACAGACACTACGCTCGCAGCAGCAAACAGATCGTCTGGTTTTGGCAG TTTGTGAAGGAGATCGACAATGAGAAGCGTATGCGACTGCTGCAGTTTGTAACTGGCACATGCCGACTTCCTGTCGGGGGATTCGCCGACCTTATGG GGAGCAATGGGCCGCAGAAGTTTTGTATTGAGAAAGTGGGTAAGGAAAACTGGCTGCCGAGGAGCCACACATG CTTTAACCGTCTGGATCTGCCGCCCTATAAAAGCTACGAGCAGTTAAAGGAGAAGCTGCTGTTTGCCATAGAGGAAACCGAAGGCTTCGGTCAAGAGTGA